A single uncultured Acetobacterium sp. DNA region contains:
- the recA gene encoding recombinase RecA encodes MAEKIKTNEQFTDKQKALDAALKNIERSFGKGAVMRLGDDAAKLNVEVISTSSIGLDMALGVGGVPRGRVVEIYGPESSGKTTIALHIIAEAQKAGGNAAFVDAEHALDPTYAKALGVDIDNLLVAQPDTGEQAMEIVEALVRSNAIDVVVIDSVAALVPRAEIDGEMGDSHMGLQARLMSQALRKLTGVIKKSNTTTIFINQLREKIGVMFGNPETTTGGKALKFYASVRIDVRRIESLKKGTEIVGNRTRAKIVKNKIAPPFKQAEFDIMYGKGISKEGDLLDVGVDFGIVDKSGSWFSYGEQRLGQGRDNSKEYLMANPEVADAIEKEIREKNALSKIVAEPDDAEEIEENLIDEDDII; translated from the coding sequence ATGGCTGAAAAAATAAAAACAAACGAGCAATTTACAGATAAACAAAAGGCCCTCGACGCGGCTCTGAAAAACATTGAAAGAAGTTTTGGTAAAGGGGCTGTCATGCGCCTTGGTGACGATGCTGCCAAACTGAACGTTGAGGTCATCTCAACCTCATCAATCGGTCTGGATATGGCACTTGGGGTAGGCGGTGTGCCCCGAGGACGAGTTGTTGAAATATATGGTCCTGAATCTTCTGGTAAAACGACCATTGCCCTTCATATCATCGCAGAAGCACAAAAAGCGGGCGGAAATGCGGCCTTTGTTGATGCGGAACATGCTTTGGATCCCACCTATGCCAAAGCATTAGGTGTCGACATTGATAATCTTTTGGTCGCTCAGCCAGATACAGGTGAACAGGCAATGGAAATTGTCGAAGCCTTAGTACGTAGTAATGCCATTGACGTTGTCGTCATTGACTCTGTTGCGGCGCTGGTTCCACGAGCAGAAATTGATGGCGAAATGGGGGATTCACATATGGGTCTTCAGGCTCGCTTGATGTCACAAGCCCTGAGAAAATTAACCGGTGTTATTAAAAAATCGAACACCACCACTATTTTCATTAATCAGTTAAGAGAAAAAATTGGGGTAATGTTTGGTAACCCGGAAACTACCACGGGAGGAAAAGCACTTAAATTTTATGCTTCCGTTAGAATTGATGTGCGACGAATTGAATCGCTCAAAAAGGGAACTGAAATTGTTGGTAACCGAACTCGGGCAAAGATCGTCAAAAATAAAATTGCACCGCCGTTCAAGCAAGCGGAGTTTGATATTATGTATGGCAAAGGTATCTCCAAAGAGGGCGATCTTTTGGATGTTGGGGTTGATTTTGGGATTGTCGATAAATCCGGATCCTGGTTTTCTTATGGGGAACAACGATTGGGTCAAGGCCGAGACAATTCAAAAGAATATCTGATGGCAAATCCTGAGGTTGCTGATGCCATTGAAAAAGAAATACGCGAAAAAAATGCCTTGAGCAAGATTGTGGCTGAGCCTGACGATGCTGAAGAAATTGAAGAAAACTTAATAGACGAGGATGATATTATCTAA
- a CDS encoding competence/damage-inducible protein A, whose product MKCELISVGTELLVGDTLNTNVQYLSRELSLLGIRVCYHTTVGDNPKRLEEAVKIAFNRSDLIITTGGLGPTQDDLTKEVIADVFHKKLIQDEKTKEDLMQYFVNREFTMTPNNLKQTFIPETAEILFNPIGTAPGILMKEQGRIIIMLPGPPREMTRVFQEAVLPILKQDQNQLVISRYYNLSDIGESAAEDRLLDLIDTQINPTIATYAKMGEVLIRITANGNDENEMNALLDKYEAIMLQRFEDNIFTFSKDSLQETVCKLLLEKNISLATAESCTGGLIASLLTEYPGISKVFGTGLVTYSNEAKINLLNVKKETLEKYGAVSKETATEMCENLQHISKAIINVSVTGIAGPDGGSEEKPVGLVFIGICYDGDTEVFKYHFNGERKVVQQKTANKVFHLIRKTIVDKAK is encoded by the coding sequence ATGAAATGTGAATTGATTTCTGTAGGTACTGAACTTTTAGTGGGGGATACCCTTAATACCAATGTGCAGTATTTATCACGAGAACTGTCCCTGCTGGGAATACGGGTATGTTATCATACCACCGTTGGCGATAACCCCAAACGTTTGGAAGAAGCGGTAAAAATTGCGTTTAACCGTAGTGATCTGATTATCACCACCGGGGGGCTGGGACCCACTCAGGACGATTTAACCAAAGAAGTTATTGCCGATGTTTTTCATAAAAAATTGATTCAGGATGAAAAAACAAAAGAAGATTTGATGCAATATTTTGTTAATCGAGAATTTACAATGACACCAAACAACCTCAAACAGACATTTATTCCGGAAACAGCTGAAATTTTATTTAATCCCATCGGAACGGCACCGGGGATTCTCATGAAAGAACAGGGCCGGATCATTATTATGCTGCCCGGACCACCAAGAGAAATGACCCGGGTTTTTCAGGAAGCGGTCTTACCGATTTTAAAACAGGATCAGAACCAGCTGGTTATTTCCCGTTATTACAACTTATCCGATATTGGCGAATCAGCAGCCGAAGATCGACTGCTTGATCTCATCGATACGCAAATTAACCCAACCATTGCCACCTATGCAAAAATGGGGGAAGTACTGATACGCATAACTGCCAATGGTAATGATGAAAATGAAATGAATGCGCTACTCGATAAATATGAGGCGATCATGTTGCAGCGGTTTGAAGATAATATCTTTACATTTTCAAAAGATTCCCTGCAGGAAACGGTCTGCAAATTATTGTTGGAAAAAAACATCAGCCTGGCCACCGCCGAATCCTGTACCGGTGGTTTAATTGCCTCGCTGCTCACCGAATACCCAGGCATTTCCAAAGTCTTTGGAACCGGACTGGTGACCTATTCAAATGAAGCAAAAATCAATCTGCTTAATGTAAAAAAAGAGACGCTAGAAAAATATGGTGCAGTCAGTAAAGAAACAGCTACGGAAATGTGTGAAAACTTACAGCATATTTCAAAAGCAATAATCAATGTATCTGTTACCGGAATTGCTGGTCCCGATGGCGGCAGTGAAGAAAAACCAGTCGGCCTGGTGTTTATTGGGATCTGTTATGATGGTGATACTGAAGTATTTAAATATCATTTCAATGGCGAGCGAAAAGTAGTACAGCAAAAAACGGCGAATAAAGTCTTCCACCTGATCAGAAAAACCATAGTTGACAAAGCTAAATAA
- the pgsA gene encoding CDP-diacylglycerol--glycerol-3-phosphate 3-phosphatidyltransferase produces MNLPNKITVVRMIMIPFFIVALLLDFPYHQPIAAALFIIASLTDSLDGYLARSRNLVTDFGKFMDPLADKLLVCSALICFVQLGSVPAWMVIIIIAREFAITGLRSLAAADGIIIAASKWGKAKTISQMIAIILILFNNWPFSLINIPAATIMMYIATILTLYSGIDYIILNKKVFRSM; encoded by the coding sequence ATGAATTTACCAAATAAAATTACTGTTGTCCGAATGATCATGATTCCATTCTTTATTGTGGCTCTGTTGCTCGATTTTCCATACCATCAACCAATCGCCGCGGCCTTATTTATCATTGCCTCATTAACCGATAGTCTGGATGGTTACCTTGCCCGAAGTCGAAATCTGGTGACCGATTTTGGAAAATTTATGGATCCATTAGCAGATAAACTGCTGGTTTGTTCAGCATTAATTTGTTTTGTTCAGTTGGGCTCAGTTCCAGCCTGGATGGTCATCATCATCATTGCCAGGGAATTTGCCATCACTGGTTTACGATCCCTAGCGGCGGCTGATGGTATTATCATTGCTGCCAGCAAATGGGGTAAAGCAAAAACGATATCCCAGATGATTGCCATTATCCTGATTCTCTTTAATAACTGGCCATTTTCACTGATCAATATTCCGGCGGCTACCATTATGATGTATATTGCCACCATTCTTACCTTATACTCGGGAATCGACTATATTATACTTAATAAAAAAGTATTCCGATCCATGTAA